From Pseudovibrio sp. Tun.PSC04-5.I4, a single genomic window includes:
- a CDS encoding MmcQ/YjbR family DNA-binding protein yields MIRDEFDIYCKSLIGTTNVVQWGNASVWKVGGKIFAICSNWGDEVEGSTGIKISFKCSELSYQILTEQDGIIPAPYLARAKWVQIETSVAMEDQDIKNYVREAHSIIARKLTKKLQREIGFCAA; encoded by the coding sequence TTGATCCGTGATGAGTTTGATATTTATTGTAAGTCTTTGATTGGAACAACGAATGTTGTTCAGTGGGGGAATGCTTCTGTCTGGAAGGTTGGAGGGAAGATCTTTGCGATCTGCTCCAATTGGGGTGATGAGGTGGAAGGTTCAACCGGCATCAAGATCAGCTTTAAATGCTCTGAATTGTCCTATCAGATTTTGACCGAACAAGACGGCATAATTCCTGCGCCTTATCTGGCTCGCGCCAAATGGGTGCAGATTGAGACTTCAGTTGCGATGGAAGATCAGGACATAAAAAACTACGTCCGTGAAGCGCATAGCATTATTGCAAGGAAGTTGACTAAGAAGCTGCAGAGAGAAATCGGTTTCTGTGCAGCTTGA
- a CDS encoding 5'-nucleotidase, lipoprotein e(P4) family, with the protein MKENIRMKHRFLTTSVLACLALGALAQASSAQEASSNECSVAEFTMGLRFQQQSAEVRALQRQAYNIATQKLAAAVKKAADPSKLAIVSDLDETVIDNTALLARDLANCHTYDVWDTWLPWERNGKPTLIPGAKEFLDYANDLGVAIRYISDRSDKQKDYTLATLKELGLPQISAETVLLLGPPKVERRASVSKDYQIVLMLGDTLHDFDGGFRKTPLDDQKALVDENAAKWGTEWIVFPNTAYGTWSEEPLTIWSDETIIEKW; encoded by the coding sequence ATGAAAGAGAATATCCGCATGAAACACCGTTTCCTCACCACCTCCGTATTGGCCTGTCTGGCATTGGGCGCACTGGCTCAGGCGAGCTCTGCGCAAGAGGCCTCCTCAAACGAATGTTCTGTTGCCGAATTCACCATGGGCTTACGTTTTCAGCAGCAATCAGCCGAGGTCCGGGCACTGCAGAGACAAGCCTATAACATTGCCACGCAAAAGCTGGCTGCCGCAGTCAAAAAGGCCGCCGATCCCTCAAAACTGGCCATCGTTTCAGATCTGGACGAGACGGTGATTGATAACACCGCGCTGCTGGCCCGTGATCTAGCGAACTGCCACACCTATGACGTTTGGGACACATGGCTTCCGTGGGAACGTAACGGCAAGCCAACGCTGATCCCCGGCGCGAAAGAATTCCTAGACTACGCAAATGACCTGGGTGTTGCTATCCGCTACATTTCAGACCGCTCAGACAAGCAGAAAGACTACACACTGGCCACGCTGAAAGAGTTGGGCTTGCCGCAGATCAGCGCCGAGACAGTTCTGCTGCTCGGACCTCCCAAAGTGGAGCGCCGCGCGTCTGTGAGCAAAGACTATCAGATTGTTCTCATGCTTGGCGACACACTGCATGATTTTGACGGCGGCTTCCGCAAGACCCCGCTGGACGATCAAAAGGCATTGGTCGACGAAAACGCAGCTAAATGGGGCACCGAATGGATCGTCTTTCCGAACACCGCCTACGGCACGTGGTCCGAAGAACCCCTGACTATATGGAGCGACGAGACAATTATCGAAAAATGGTAA
- a CDS encoding biotin transporter BioY — translation MSSDRTLVQVAFYAALIAALGLVPPINFAFVGGVPITAQTLGVMLAGIMLGPVRGGLAVALLLFLVALGLPLLSGGRGGIGVFYGASAGYLVGWIVGAMVAGLVMNLTRKLNVLASAVLAGVIGGIGMVYLIGIPVVAYKVDISLQASALGALVYIPGDLIKVGLAAVIAQTVARGLPSALLSRA, via the coding sequence ATGTCCAGTGATCGTACCCTCGTTCAAGTCGCTTTTTACGCGGCTCTTATTGCAGCTCTCGGGCTGGTGCCGCCGATTAACTTTGCATTTGTAGGTGGCGTGCCTATTACCGCGCAAACGCTTGGCGTTATGCTGGCCGGTATTATGCTTGGCCCGGTCCGTGGTGGTTTGGCTGTGGCTTTGCTGCTGTTCCTCGTCGCCCTTGGTCTTCCGCTGCTTTCCGGTGGTCGTGGTGGTATCGGCGTGTTTTACGGTGCGTCTGCTGGGTATCTGGTTGGCTGGATCGTGGGTGCTATGGTTGCTGGTCTCGTGATGAACCTGACACGCAAACTGAACGTACTTGCTAGTGCTGTGCTGGCTGGTGTTATTGGCGGTATTGGCATGGTTTACCTGATTGGTATTCCGGTTGTGGCGTACAAGGTTGATATCTCCCTGCAGGCGTCTGCTCTTGGTGCTCTGGTTTATATTCCGGGTGATTTGATCAAGGTTGGTTTGGCAGCGGTTATTGCGCAGACAGTTGCGCGTGGCTTGCCATCTGCCTTGCTTTCTCGTGCATGA
- a CDS encoding GFA family protein, with translation MEQFTGGCLCGNVRIVASGLPYRVGICHCLDCRKHHGALFYASAVFHEDAVVVDGETRDYEGRHFCPRCGSSVFAHSSDEIEVHLGSLDATSQLVPTYESWATRREEWLPPFPLAASYERDRDETNRSEE, from the coding sequence ATGGAGCAATTCACCGGCGGCTGTCTGTGCGGTAACGTTCGAATTGTGGCATCAGGTCTGCCTTATCGGGTCGGCATTTGTCACTGTCTTGATTGCCGCAAGCATCATGGGGCTCTCTTTTACGCATCCGCAGTCTTCCATGAGGATGCAGTCGTCGTGGACGGAGAAACGCGCGACTATGAAGGGCGACATTTTTGCCCTCGCTGTGGTTCCTCCGTTTTCGCACACAGTTCAGACGAAATCGAAGTGCATCTGGGTTCTTTGGATGCCACGAGCCAACTCGTGCCTACTTACGAAAGTTGGGCCACGCGCCGTGAGGAATGGCTGCCGCCGTTTCCACTTGCGGCTAGTTATGAGCGCGATCGTGACGAAACGAATCGCTCTGAAGAGTAG
- a CDS encoding ABC transporter ATP-binding protein: MSDSLKTIFFDCVSIERSGSTIVSDVSATLSEGRIGIIGRNGSGKSTLVRSLNGLLPIASGQLKVHGVGADEGAKGLALVTGFVFQNPDHQLIFPTAIEELCFGLRQLGVGKAPAKKQGLAFLKEHGIADLAERPVHELSEGQKQLICILAVLIMEPKLIVLDEPFSSLDLRTRHALRHKLEKLDQQIVFVSHELDALSDYDRVLWIENGSIKADGDPADVLGAYQQSELAGAELYFEGRHGS, from the coding sequence GTGAGTGATAGTCTGAAAACAATCTTTTTTGACTGTGTTTCCATTGAGCGCAGTGGTTCCACGATTGTCTCTGATGTGAGTGCAACACTCTCTGAGGGTCGGATCGGGATTATTGGCCGGAATGGGTCTGGTAAATCAACGCTTGTCCGCAGCCTGAATGGGTTGTTGCCTATAGCCTCAGGTCAGCTGAAGGTTCATGGTGTTGGCGCTGATGAAGGGGCTAAGGGGCTTGCCCTTGTCACTGGGTTTGTTTTTCAAAATCCTGATCATCAGCTGATCTTTCCCACTGCAATTGAAGAGCTGTGTTTTGGCTTGCGTCAGCTTGGCGTTGGTAAGGCGCCCGCTAAAAAGCAAGGTCTGGCTTTTTTGAAAGAACACGGCATTGCTGATTTGGCGGAGCGACCTGTTCATGAACTCTCTGAGGGGCAGAAGCAACTCATTTGCATTCTTGCAGTGCTGATAATGGAGCCGAAGCTGATTGTGCTTGATGAGCCGTTTTCCAGCCTAGATCTTCGGACGCGTCATGCCTTGCGCCACAAACTTGAGAAGTTGGACCAGCAGATTGTGTTTGTAAGCCATGAGCTGGATGCGCTGAGTGATTATGACCGGGTGCTTTGGATCGAGAATGGATCGATCAAGGCAGACGGTGATCCGGCGGATGTGCTTGGTGCTTATCAGCAGAGCGAGTTGGCAGGGGCTGAGCTTTATTTTGAAGGGCGGCACGGCTCATGA
- a CDS encoding AMP-binding protein, whose amino-acid sequence MSYIGQDIDQFASQRPQALALLCDEHRYSWAQLADAISRVAHGVAGSVQRGEAVALDFQRADLFLIAFMGVIRAGLVAVVLDGKWAQQRKSDAERRVGCIARLGDAEVLSFLGTELDLVSERSIIAVETDPFYIGFTSGSTGEPKGYLRSHGSWLTGFKTSLDVMGLCASDRIAVPGPMSHSLHLYGAVQALDMGAAVLTISHHQVRRFPKQMHEFGASVVYATPTQLHYLIAAAKGKVVLSDLQCILISGAKWTGQGLADLRSVAPNAEAIEFYGASELSFVSIKGRLDEAPSGSVGLPVPDIKLEIRNSVGACLGTGETGCIWVASPHVFDGYACGSDDSFRQDGRFVTIGDHGWLDANGFLYVIGRENRMLVSSGVNIYPEEAERYLESRSDVAHAAVLPSSDEVRGTVAVALVQAASQQELDPSGLLRDLREKLGASKAPRRVVLLDGDWPMTASGKTDFGQLARRYEQELG is encoded by the coding sequence ATGAGTTATATCGGTCAAGACATTGATCAATTTGCGAGCCAGCGCCCCCAAGCGCTGGCTTTGCTTTGTGATGAGCATCGGTATAGCTGGGCGCAGCTTGCAGATGCGATTTCTCGTGTGGCTCACGGTGTTGCCGGTTCTGTTCAACGCGGGGAGGCGGTTGCTTTAGATTTCCAGCGGGCTGATTTGTTTCTGATTGCGTTTATGGGGGTGATCAGAGCGGGGTTGGTTGCTGTCGTTCTGGATGGCAAGTGGGCTCAGCAACGGAAAAGCGATGCTGAGCGAAGAGTGGGATGTATTGCGCGCCTTGGCGATGCTGAGGTTCTTAGTTTTCTTGGAACTGAGCTGGATCTTGTCTCTGAACGCTCAATCATAGCCGTAGAAACTGACCCGTTTTATATCGGTTTTACCTCCGGTTCGACTGGGGAGCCGAAAGGTTATTTACGCAGTCACGGGTCTTGGTTGACGGGTTTTAAGACCTCGCTTGATGTTATGGGCTTATGTGCTTCTGATCGGATTGCTGTGCCCGGTCCTATGAGCCATTCGCTGCATTTGTATGGTGCTGTGCAAGCGTTGGATATGGGGGCTGCTGTTTTGACGATAAGTCATCATCAGGTCCGGCGCTTTCCCAAGCAGATGCATGAGTTTGGCGCGAGTGTTGTTTATGCGACGCCAACCCAACTGCATTACCTGATTGCAGCGGCCAAAGGCAAAGTGGTGTTATCGGATCTGCAATGCATCTTGATCAGCGGCGCGAAGTGGACGGGGCAGGGCCTCGCTGACTTGCGCAGTGTTGCACCCAATGCAGAAGCGATTGAGTTTTACGGAGCATCAGAGCTGAGTTTTGTAAGTATCAAGGGGCGGCTGGATGAAGCGCCCTCGGGTTCGGTTGGGTTGCCTGTACCGGATATTAAGCTGGAGATCCGCAACTCAGTGGGTGCGTGTCTTGGAACGGGCGAGACCGGATGCATCTGGGTTGCCAGCCCGCATGTGTTTGACGGGTATGCTTGCGGGTCTGATGATAGCTTTCGGCAGGATGGCCGGTTTGTCACCATCGGGGATCATGGCTGGCTTGATGCTAATGGGTTCCTGTATGTCATCGGGCGTGAAAACAGGATGCTGGTGAGTTCTGGGGTTAATATTTACCCCGAAGAGGCTGAACGGTATCTGGAGAGCCGAAGCGACGTTGCTCATGCTGCTGTTTTGCCTAGCTCTGATGAGGTGCGCGGAACTGTTGCGGTTGCTTTGGTTCAAGCTGCGAGCCAACAGGAGTTGGATCCTTCGGGTTTGCTGCGGGATTTGAGAGAAAAACTCGGCGCATCCAAAGCTCCACGGCGTGTTGTGTTGTTGGATGGGGATTGGCCAATGACGGCAAGTGGTAAAACAGATTTTGGGCAGCTGGCTCGGCGTTATGAGCAGGAGTTGGGTTGA
- a CDS encoding energy-coupling factor transporter transmembrane protein EcfT, producing the protein MISLYMAGDSWAHRLSARLKLLGLFVLSLVVLPYNEWWVSLGLLSGSVLLYVSLGKRGIRSLTVVRPLLWMLSIILIFHVVMGDVVLGVSTVLRLLAMVLLANFISITTRMEALMDAVEPLFRPLRVFGISSRRVSLAVALVIRFVPVLMAVYASLQEAYKARTTKSNSWRLLAPFALHAIKMTEHVAEALTARGGADGFDVKTKSKETNVQ; encoded by the coding sequence ATGATCTCGCTCTACATGGCTGGAGATAGTTGGGCGCATCGGTTGTCGGCACGGCTGAAGCTGCTGGGCCTGTTCGTTTTAAGCCTCGTGGTCCTACCCTATAATGAGTGGTGGGTTTCGCTTGGGTTGTTGAGCGGTTCTGTGCTGCTTTATGTAAGCCTAGGTAAGCGGGGGATACGTTCCCTAACTGTTGTGCGGCCTCTTCTTTGGATGCTTTCCATTATACTTATCTTCCATGTTGTAATGGGGGATGTTGTTCTGGGGGTAAGCACAGTATTGCGCCTATTGGCGATGGTGCTCCTTGCGAACTTTATTAGTATAACCACCCGTATGGAGGCTCTGATGGATGCGGTTGAGCCGCTTTTTCGGCCTCTTCGTGTGTTTGGTATATCCTCAAGGCGGGTTTCACTCGCAGTCGCGTTGGTTATTCGGTTTGTTCCTGTTCTGATGGCAGTTTATGCTTCTCTGCAAGAGGCGTATAAAGCGCGAACGACCAAATCTAACAGCTGGCGCTTGTTGGCACCCTTTGCCTTGCACGCAATAAAAATGACAGAGCATGTTGCTGAAGCCCTGACCGCACGAGGTGGTGCGGACGGGTTTGACGTCAAGACCAAAAGTAAGGAAACAAATGTCCAGTGA
- a CDS encoding 2Fe-2S iron-sulfur cluster-binding protein — protein sequence MRLFSYKNRKVHLGPYPSERLKRTQDAIDLSKVPSVEPTVYFDRENPEILSNSMASFSAIMDAIRDGAHNAKLSEIPDDPQERSNHLKAAGYFFDASMMGTCAVTEEHFLAQPLRNPDLDKLAQDLQTFQPKTLAAGIDVTMADVRDSAASTPGPVTHHSFAMVVLMEHPRAPRENEPGGNWITGTCDQRSAIRAAEVAVVLANYLRLLGVEARAHTTTSSDVDLNRLAVSAGLVEVAQTDGDYVVSNPYVGTEFTLAAITTTLELTPDLPLAPRKFADIWSSHGPAWQLGMGTFKNAFNRKPFENRDYHMGAFPFEKIKRVDETTTFIDEPRVPRVPKRADMFARALFGDMGKSLQEAAKNGGYLAKNPMGYCARRALAALILLQDGEAAPEIAPSAMDLDKNAANVKSALYFLGADAVGLSRCPDYAYYSHDARGEEITPYHKNAISILVDQGHETMEGASGDDWISGAQSMRAYLRTSIIGGIVAEQIRRLGYPARCHSVVDGEVLQPPLLLLSGLGEVSRIGEVILNPYLGPRLKSGVVTTDMPFTFDKPIDFGLQRFCESCNKCARECPSGAITAGPKRMFNGYEIWKSDSEKCARYRVSQPAGSLCGRCMKTCPWNLEGLFAEAPFRWTAMTIPSSAKLLAKLDDKLGNGSINPVKKWWWDLVASGEGNYVIAEETNSRDLQLNLDLKYEDQTLAVYPANLAPHPWPFPFLMDREAGIKAYQGMISAAEYKSRLAAGSSELAPIYAVSASSSPVLAVRLSKVDVEAEGVSRYEFALDDGSPLPVFEAGAHIDVVVAPEFLRQYSLAGNPSDNSKYVIGVLEETGGRGGSALMHRIFHEGRRVFISKPINHFPLHEEATKTLLFGGGIGVTPMIAMAHRLHDLGKPFELHYCFRHRHKAGFIDEIKCAPWADKAFIHCSSEGSRADLKSILSGYEKGSHVYTCGPDAFMDGVLDTAAECGWAEDGVHKEYFSVPDQGDYVNSSFFVKLASSGDRIEVPENKSVADVLNELGISVPTKCSDGICGVCTAKYKGAEVEHRDFVLSGKAREDTLVLCCSRAKDAGAELELDL from the coding sequence ATGCGTCTGTTTTCTTATAAGAACAGGAAGGTTCATCTTGGACCATATCCATCAGAGCGGTTGAAGCGGACGCAGGATGCTATCGATTTGAGTAAAGTTCCGAGTGTGGAGCCAACTGTTTATTTCGATCGTGAAAACCCCGAAATCCTAAGCAATTCCATGGCGTCGTTCAGCGCAATCATGGATGCTATTCGCGATGGTGCACACAATGCCAAGCTCTCTGAAATTCCAGATGATCCGCAGGAACGTTCCAACCACTTGAAAGCTGCTGGTTACTTTTTTGATGCATCTATGATGGGAACTTGCGCCGTGACGGAGGAGCACTTTCTTGCTCAGCCGCTGCGCAACCCTGATTTGGATAAGCTGGCGCAAGACCTTCAGACATTTCAGCCTAAGACGTTGGCGGCTGGCATTGATGTGACCATGGCAGATGTTCGTGATAGCGCGGCGTCTACTCCTGGGCCAGTTACACATCATAGCTTTGCCATGGTTGTTTTGATGGAACATCCACGCGCGCCAAGGGAAAACGAACCGGGTGGAAACTGGATCACGGGCACTTGTGATCAGCGCTCCGCTATTCGCGCGGCTGAAGTGGCTGTCGTTTTGGCGAACTATTTGCGTTTGCTGGGCGTTGAGGCAAGGGCGCACACGACGACAAGCTCTGATGTGGATCTCAACCGGCTTGCTGTTTCCGCTGGACTTGTTGAAGTGGCGCAAACGGATGGCGACTATGTTGTTTCAAATCCATATGTGGGCACTGAGTTTACGTTAGCTGCAATCACAACCACGCTTGAGCTGACACCTGACCTTCCACTTGCACCGCGCAAGTTTGCAGATATCTGGAGCTCTCATGGTCCAGCTTGGCAGTTGGGAATGGGGACGTTCAAGAACGCGTTCAATCGCAAGCCTTTTGAGAACCGCGACTACCACATGGGCGCGTTCCCGTTTGAGAAGATCAAGCGGGTTGACGAGACCACCACGTTTATTGATGAGCCGCGCGTCCCGCGTGTGCCAAAACGGGCTGACATGTTTGCGCGTGCGCTGTTTGGTGACATGGGCAAGTCATTGCAGGAAGCCGCCAAGAACGGTGGTTATCTTGCTAAAAATCCAATGGGATATTGTGCGCGCCGAGCTCTTGCTGCGCTGATCCTGCTGCAAGATGGTGAGGCAGCACCCGAAATTGCACCAAGCGCGATGGATTTGGACAAAAACGCTGCCAACGTAAAGTCTGCACTCTATTTCCTAGGGGCCGATGCAGTTGGTCTCTCGCGTTGTCCAGACTACGCGTATTACTCCCATGATGCGCGTGGGGAAGAAATTACGCCATACCACAAAAATGCGATTTCCATTCTGGTGGACCAAGGGCATGAAACCATGGAGGGCGCCAGCGGGGATGACTGGATTTCCGGGGCTCAATCCATGCGGGCGTATCTGCGCACCTCCATTATTGGCGGTATTGTTGCGGAGCAAATCCGGCGCTTGGGTTATCCCGCACGGTGTCATTCTGTGGTCGATGGCGAAGTCCTGCAGCCACCGCTTCTTCTGTTATCTGGCCTAGGTGAAGTAAGCCGCATTGGTGAGGTTATTTTGAATCCATACCTTGGGCCGCGTTTGAAGTCCGGTGTGGTGACCACTGATATGCCGTTCACCTTTGACAAGCCAATTGACTTTGGTCTGCAACGCTTTTGCGAAAGCTGCAATAAATGTGCGCGTGAATGCCCATCTGGTGCAATCACAGCTGGGCCAAAACGAATGTTCAACGGTTACGAGATCTGGAAATCCGATTCTGAGAAGTGTGCTCGCTATCGTGTGTCTCAACCGGCCGGTTCTTTGTGTGGACGCTGCATGAAAACGTGTCCATGGAATCTGGAAGGCCTGTTTGCAGAGGCGCCGTTCCGTTGGACGGCGATGACTATACCATCCTCCGCAAAGCTTCTGGCAAAACTAGATGACAAGCTCGGCAACGGCTCCATCAATCCAGTTAAAAAATGGTGGTGGGATCTGGTTGCTAGTGGTGAAGGCAATTATGTTATCGCCGAGGAGACCAACTCACGCGACTTGCAGCTGAATCTGGATTTGAAATACGAAGATCAAACACTCGCGGTTTATCCGGCTAATTTGGCTCCGCATCCTTGGCCTTTCCCGTTTCTGATGGATCGGGAAGCTGGCATTAAAGCTTATCAGGGCATGATTTCTGCTGCGGAATACAAGTCACGGCTTGCCGCCGGCTCGTCAGAACTAGCTCCCATTTATGCCGTGAGTGCAAGCTCTTCGCCGGTTCTGGCTGTTCGCCTATCTAAGGTGGACGTGGAGGCCGAGGGGGTCTCGCGTTATGAATTTGCGCTGGACGATGGCTCTCCGTTACCTGTGTTTGAGGCAGGTGCACATATTGATGTTGTGGTTGCACCAGAGTTTTTGCGTCAGTATTCCCTCGCAGGCAATCCATCAGACAACAGTAAGTATGTGATTGGGGTTTTAGAGGAAACAGGTGGACGGGGCGGTTCTGCTTTGATGCACCGGATCTTCCATGAAGGGCGGCGGGTGTTCATCTCTAAGCCTATCAACCATTTTCCACTGCATGAAGAGGCGACAAAAACCCTGCTGTTTGGCGGCGGTATTGGTGTTACGCCAATGATTGCGATGGCACACCGCTTACACGATTTGGGCAAACCGTTTGAGCTGCACTACTGTTTCCGACACCGACATAAAGCCGGGTTTATTGATGAAATTAAGTGCGCGCCTTGGGCTGATAAAGCGTTCATCCATTGTTCAAGTGAAGGATCGCGTGCGGATCTTAAGTCAATTCTTTCTGGATATGAAAAGGGCTCTCACGTTTACACATGTGGTCCGGACGCCTTTATGGACGGTGTGCTGGACACGGCGGCTGAATGCGGCTGGGCTGAGGACGGAGTACACAAAGAGTACTTCTCGGTTCCAGACCAAGGCGATTATGTAAACTCGAGCTTCTTTGTGAAACTTGCCTCTTCCGGGGACCGTATTGAGGTCCCAGAGAACAAGAGTGTAGCTGATGTCCTTAATGAGCTGGGGATCTCTGTTCCAACGAAATGCTCTGATGGTATTTGTGGGGTTTGTACCGCCAAATATAAAGGCGCTGAAGTTGAACACCGTGACTTTGTTTTGAGCGGGAAGGCGCGGGAGGATACTCTGGTATTATGCTGCTCCCGAGCTAAGGATGCTGGCGCGGAACTGGAACTGGATCTGTAA
- a CDS encoding thiolase family protein, producing MASAYLIAARRTSVEPRGGVHAGRGVHELWAPVATAALADAGLGSDDVDEVVLGNALYGGGNPARVAALHSGLPASVPASTIDSQCCSGLDSVVLAASSVVSGQADVVLCGGLESYSKRPLRAHHGQDGCPEFYLRPPFTPWTDRDPDMIEAAVHLAEAFLISDTRQNDWAVESHQKALHSCERELVLLGEQAELKDGFTRNLSVQLAARAKVLAGTSEYVQTSATTAVEADAAAALLVVSAAVLERLKPDYALEIMGSSRSGADPVLPGLAPIASTKRVLSKTNVKAQDFAVVEIMEAFASQAIACADAFDFDRLAVNRGGGALARGHPIGASGAILAVRLFHELKTEPEGALGLAMIAAAGGLGTSIVLQRKAQCTSA from the coding sequence ATGGCCTCTGCTTATCTAATTGCTGCGCGACGAACGAGTGTTGAACCTCGCGGTGGTGTTCATGCTGGTCGTGGTGTGCATGAGTTATGGGCACCGGTGGCGACCGCTGCTCTTGCGGATGCGGGCCTCGGTTCGGACGATGTTGATGAGGTCGTACTCGGGAATGCGCTTTATGGCGGCGGCAATCCGGCTCGCGTTGCCGCGTTGCACAGTGGTTTGCCTGCCTCCGTTCCAGCTTCAACCATCGATAGTCAGTGTTGTTCGGGCCTTGATAGCGTGGTTCTGGCCGCGAGTAGTGTTGTTTCCGGTCAGGCTGATGTTGTTTTGTGCGGTGGTTTGGAAAGCTACTCAAAGCGACCTTTGCGAGCGCATCACGGGCAAGATGGGTGCCCCGAGTTTTATTTGCGACCTCCGTTTACGCCATGGACAGATCGCGACCCTGATATGATTGAGGCGGCTGTTCATTTGGCTGAGGCGTTTCTTATCTCCGATACTCGCCAGAATGATTGGGCTGTTGAGAGCCACCAAAAGGCATTGCATTCTTGTGAGCGTGAGCTTGTTTTACTGGGCGAGCAGGCTGAGCTGAAGGATGGATTTACGCGGAATCTCTCAGTACAGTTGGCAGCGCGCGCTAAGGTGCTTGCTGGGACGAGTGAGTATGTGCAGACGTCTGCAACGACTGCTGTTGAGGCCGATGCTGCTGCTGCGTTGCTTGTCGTTTCCGCAGCTGTATTGGAGCGGCTGAAGCCTGATTATGCGCTTGAAATTATGGGCAGTAGTCGGAGTGGAGCTGATCCTGTATTGCCGGGTCTGGCACCAATTGCCTCAACGAAGCGGGTGCTTTCCAAAACCAACGTGAAGGCGCAGGATTTTGCTGTTGTTGAGATCATGGAAGCGTTTGCGTCTCAGGCGATCGCGTGTGCCGATGCGTTTGATTTTGACAGGTTGGCCGTCAATCGTGGAGGCGGGGCATTAGCGCGGGGCCATCCTATTGGTGCGTCTGGCGCTATTCTGGCAGTCCGACTTTTCCATGAGCTAAAGACCGAGCCTGAGGGTGCGCTCGGTCTTGCTATGATTGCAGCTGCTGGAGGTTTGGGAACGTCTATTGTGCTCCAGCGAAAGGCTCAATGCACCAGCGCTTGA